The following proteins are encoded in a genomic region of Dyadobacter sp. UC 10:
- a CDS encoding DUF6787 family protein, whose product MQSGEKNVQPWLGKMQQKWGLETTRQVLVVLAVFSLAGSSVVWFRKGLFYLLGYDDLTPMWLKTITYIIFIFPMYQTLLLAYGFLLGQFSFFWEKEKKMFRWVAAKFKK is encoded by the coding sequence ATGCAGAGCGGAGAAAAAAATGTGCAACCCTGGTTGGGTAAAATGCAGCAGAAATGGGGATTGGAAACAACCAGGCAAGTTCTTGTCGTATTAGCCGTTTTTAGTTTGGCAGGCTCCTCAGTGGTCTGGTTTAGAAAGGGGTTGTTTTACCTGCTGGGATACGATGACCTCACACCGATGTGGCTGAAAACGATTACCTACATCATCTTCATTTTCCCGATGTACCAGACTTTGCTGCTGGCTTATGGTTTTTTGCTTGGCCAGTTTTCATTTTTTTGGGAAAAAGAAAAGAAAATGTTCCGCTGGGTAGCTGCGAAGTTTAAGAAATAA
- a CDS encoding MotA/TolQ/ExbB proton channel family protein: protein MMLLQALTDSTVAAPVADQGLSIIDLLAKGGWVMLPLGLLFLATLFLIIERFLGIGANGKIEPQFVDNVKDFIQQGNLKSAESLCRNQRNAAGRILERACGRIGYPIKDIETTIENASQIEIQRMEGNLPYLGVIAGIAPMLGFVGTISGIIRIFYDISISNDFNISTIAGGMYEKMITSGSGLIIGLIAYAGYHLLNMKIDRFALRLQMAASDFLDVLQKPVAAK, encoded by the coding sequence ATGATGCTTCTGCAAGCACTTACTGACTCTACGGTAGCGGCGCCTGTTGCTGACCAGGGACTTTCTATTATAGACCTGCTCGCAAAAGGCGGCTGGGTTATGTTGCCACTTGGCTTGCTTTTCCTGGCGACGCTTTTTTTAATCATCGAGCGGTTTTTAGGGATTGGTGCGAATGGAAAGATTGAGCCGCAGTTTGTGGATAACGTTAAAGATTTTATCCAGCAGGGTAATTTGAAATCGGCCGAGTCGCTGTGCCGGAACCAGCGCAATGCAGCTGGCCGGATCCTTGAAAGAGCCTGCGGCCGGATCGGTTATCCGATCAAGGACATTGAAACAACAATTGAGAATGCGAGCCAGATTGAGATCCAGCGTATGGAAGGTAATCTGCCTTATCTGGGGGTGATCGCGGGTATTGCGCCTATGCTCGGGTTTGTGGGTACGATCTCAGGTATTATCCGGATTTTCTACGATATATCCATCTCCAACGACTTCAATATCAGTACCATCGCAGGAGGTATGTATGAAAAAATGATCACTTCGGGATCCGGTCTGATCATCGGTCTGATCGCTTATGCGGGATATCACTTGCTCAACATGAAAATCGACCGCTTTGCCTTGCGTTTGCAAATGGCTGCTTCTGATTTTCTGGATGTATTACAAAAGCCTGTGGCTGCGAAGTAA
- a CDS encoding ExbD/TolR family protein, whose amino-acid sequence MKIRRKSRFAPEVFTHSLNDIMFFLLLFFLIISTMSNPNVIKLMLPKASATQQMYKKQITLSVDENKGYFIDKEPIPFDRLEAELQSIFANVEERTVVLRVDKNLAVQDLVDVLEVGAKNDIKMVMATAK is encoded by the coding sequence ATGAAAATACGTCGCAAGAGCCGGTTTGCCCCTGAGGTGTTCACGCACTCGCTCAACGATATTATGTTTTTCCTGCTCCTGTTCTTTTTGATCATCTCAACGATGTCCAATCCGAACGTGATCAAGCTGATGCTGCCGAAAGCTTCGGCCACGCAGCAGATGTACAAAAAACAGATAACATTGTCAGTGGATGAAAACAAAGGCTATTTTATTGACAAAGAACCAATCCCGTTCGATCGCCTCGAAGCGGAACTGCAAAGCATTTTCGCCAATGTAGAAGAACGGACGGTTGTACTGAGAGTAGATAAAAACCTAGCTGTCCAGGATCTCGTCGACGTCCTCGAAGTAGGCGCCAAGAATGACATCAAAATGGTGATGGCTACGGCTAAATAA
- a CDS encoding mechanosensitive ion channel family protein → MDINIIKAQIWALATLYGGKILLAIISLIIGRFIVSKISSMLSNVMEKRKVDRDVQPFLTSLVVVLLNVMLLLSIAGIVGIQTSSFVAVLGAAGLAVGLALQGSLANFAGGVLILIFKPYRVGDLINAQGFTGTVEGVQIFNTILVTPDNKTIILPNGSLSTSPITNISGKGKIRVDMVFAAGSQNGVDNIRTSIQKVIDACPTALKDVPHDILVTKLTENAIFFDVRVWTPSATYWDTYYNLHEGISRQFAQDGIQAPKPAEVSVALKQ, encoded by the coding sequence ATGGACATTAACATTATTAAGGCGCAGATCTGGGCGTTGGCGACACTGTACGGAGGTAAAATCCTCCTTGCCATTATTTCTCTAATTATCGGACGTTTCATTGTCAGCAAAATCAGTTCAATGCTGAGCAATGTCATGGAGAAACGGAAGGTCGACCGGGACGTACAGCCGTTCCTCACCTCGCTGGTGGTGGTACTTCTCAATGTAATGCTCCTGCTCAGCATTGCCGGTATTGTCGGAATCCAAACATCTTCATTTGTAGCAGTATTGGGTGCGGCAGGTCTGGCGGTTGGCCTGGCACTGCAAGGCAGTCTGGCGAACTTTGCCGGCGGGGTCCTGATTCTCATCTTCAAACCTTACCGGGTGGGGGATCTAATCAATGCGCAAGGTTTTACCGGCACCGTTGAAGGGGTTCAGATTTTCAATACCATACTTGTAACTCCGGACAACAAGACCATTATCCTCCCAAACGGCTCGCTGTCGACATCACCGATCACCAATATCTCCGGAAAAGGCAAAATTCGCGTGGATATGGTGTTTGCGGCGGGAAGTCAGAATGGCGTGGATAATATCAGGACATCCATACAAAAGGTAATTGACGCCTGCCCGACCGCTTTGAAAGATGTACCGCATGATATTCTGGTCACTAAACTGACGGAGAATGCGATTTTCTTCGATGTGCGTGTGTGGACACCCAGCGCTACATATTGGGATACCTATTATAACCTGCACGAAGGTATCAGCCGGCAATTTGCACAAGATGGTATTCAGGCACCGAAACCGGCAGAGGTAAGCGTTGCTTTGAAGCAATAA
- a CDS encoding MbnP family protein yields MKRYSSIAASFVFAALALLQFSCSDNDPQVETGSIVVNFDNMVGDANLALNSGTYINAAGEDFTVSKLNYYISNIKFTKTDGSSFTVPKDSSYFLVREGNQASQTLRINNVPVGNYAGIEYMIGIDSLKSIEEPENRKGVLDIYTGPTNEEAMYWNWNPGYIFLKIEGASDSSTTANGNYQYHIGGFGGRTGKTLNNIKTAKLNFGSQTVAVTTAAVTTTSAPQIYIKADILKIFDGPTKLRIAEKSGVMFEPFSANIADNYANMFSVKEVRNN; encoded by the coding sequence ATGAAAAGATATTCTTCAATCGCTGCCAGTTTTGTATTCGCTGCACTGGCGCTACTTCAATTCTCCTGCTCCGACAATGACCCGCAAGTTGAGACCGGCAGTATCGTAGTAAATTTTGACAATATGGTCGGCGATGCGAACCTGGCTTTGAATAGCGGAACTTACATTAACGCAGCTGGTGAAGATTTTACGGTCAGCAAACTCAATTACTATATTTCCAATATCAAATTCACTAAAACCGACGGCAGCAGCTTTACGGTACCAAAAGATTCGAGCTACTTTTTGGTTCGCGAAGGAAATCAAGCGTCGCAGACCCTAAGGATCAACAATGTGCCGGTGGGTAACTATGCCGGAATTGAATATATGATCGGAATAGACAGTTTAAAAAGTATTGAAGAGCCGGAGAACAGAAAAGGGGTTTTGGATATATATACCGGCCCTACGAACGAAGAAGCCATGTATTGGAACTGGAATCCGGGGTACATTTTCCTTAAGATCGAAGGAGCATCGGATTCGTCGACCACTGCTAATGGAAATTATCAATACCACATCGGCGGCTTCGGTGGAAGAACGGGAAAAACCTTGAATAACATCAAAACGGCAAAACTGAATTTCGGCAGTCAGACAGTGGCAGTTACCACTGCGGCAGTTACTACCACCTCGGCACCGCAGATTTATATTAAAGCTGATATCCTCAAAATTTTTGACGGGCCTACCAAACTGCGTATTGCAGAAAAGTCAGGAGTAATGTTCGAACCATTTTCTGCGAATATTGCCGATAATTATGCCAATATGTTCAGCGTAAAAGAAGTGCGAAACAACTGA
- a CDS encoding cytochrome-c peroxidase — MKNIFNFSIMLTWLLLVQISCGKETEKPLPEPEPKPSGPTPVQFSKPSYFPAPVYDLSKNPLTEEGIELGRFLFYDGILSRTDNIGCGTCHQQQAAFTHHGHDLSHGVDDKLGTRNSPSVQNMAWNTSFFWDGGVHAMDEVPPVPIQNEVEMGERTANVIEKLKKTPVAGAVKQVDYPKMFKAAFGTDEITADKMMKALSQFMMTMVSATSRYDYHLQGDASALNALEKEGLSVFKQKCSSCHATELFTDHSFRNNGLPPNRINDQGRYAITLNESDRLKFKVPSLRNVGLTAPYMHDGRFTTLEEVLNHYANDNVKPGIHESATLDPLLKTGTKPGIQLNASEKQSIIAFLKTLNDEQFIRDKRFSDPGIGTSL; from the coding sequence ATGAAAAATATATTCAACTTTTCGATTATGCTCACCTGGCTCCTGCTGGTGCAGATTTCCTGTGGAAAGGAGACCGAAAAGCCTTTGCCCGAACCAGAACCGAAACCAAGCGGTCCGACGCCGGTGCAGTTCAGCAAGCCCTCCTACTTCCCCGCGCCGGTTTACGATCTGTCTAAAAATCCATTGACCGAAGAAGGAATTGAACTTGGCAGGTTTCTTTTTTATGACGGGATCTTGTCCAGAACTGATAATATCGGCTGCGGTACCTGCCATCAGCAACAAGCCGCATTCACGCACCACGGACACGACCTCAGCCACGGCGTCGACGACAAACTCGGAACAAGAAATTCGCCTTCTGTACAAAATATGGCATGGAATACTTCCTTTTTCTGGGACGGCGGCGTGCACGCAATGGACGAAGTACCGCCGGTACCGATTCAGAATGAGGTTGAAATGGGCGAGCGTACAGCCAATGTGATCGAAAAACTAAAAAAGACGCCTGTTGCAGGAGCCGTGAAGCAAGTCGATTATCCAAAGATGTTCAAAGCGGCTTTTGGAACAGATGAAATTACGGCTGATAAAATGATGAAAGCATTGTCGCAATTTATGATGACGATGGTTTCGGCGACTTCACGCTACGACTATCATTTACAGGGAGACGCATCGGCTTTGAATGCATTGGAAAAGGAAGGGTTGTCGGTTTTCAAACAAAAATGCAGTTCCTGTCACGCTACGGAGCTTTTTACAGATCATAGTTTCAGAAATAATGGCCTGCCGCCCAACCGGATCAACGACCAGGGCAGGTATGCGATCACATTGAACGAAAGCGACCGTTTGAAATTCAAGGTACCGAGCCTGCGAAACGTTGGTTTGACTGCGCCGTACATGCACGACGGGCGGTTTACTACTTTGGAAGAAGTGCTGAACCATTATGCAAACGATAATGTAAAACCTGGCATCCACGAATCAGCGACGCTGGACCCGCTCCTGAAAACTGGCACGAAACCGGGAATTCAGCTGAATGCATCCGAAAAACAATCGATCATCGCGTTTTTGAAAACCCTGAATGACGAGCAGTTTATCAGAGACAAAAGGTTTTCAGATCCGGGAATCGGAACTTCGCTGTGA
- a CDS encoding Gfo/Idh/MocA family protein: MSLLKAAIIGGGHIADQNHIPALKALSDRVKIISICSRVKEKARALADKHQVPFAFDNAAEMYAGEGKPDMVVICTANNLHYPFAMQALENDCHVFCEKPPAITAAEASEMAELARQKGKIIAYNLQLRQTPEFSFIKKCREEGALGKIYHIKANYLRRRGIPGWGNFTNKSIQGGGALMDLGVHILDLALEMLDYQMPDRIVANTYDFIGKAGGKGLMGEWNAESFEVEDACFAHLSFPDNSSISLSASFALNMKAEKDVNLEVFGTKGGAVYKPLSLFTEIGGELADVQFPHLKEEDIQLKNTTAFLNACEGKPSNIATGEQGAILQAVVDRIYESAG, encoded by the coding sequence ATGTCACTCCTCAAGGCCGCTATCATCGGCGGCGGGCACATTGCCGACCAAAACCATATTCCCGCATTAAAAGCGCTCAGCGACCGGGTCAAAATCATTTCAATATGCAGCCGGGTTAAAGAAAAAGCCCGCGCGCTGGCAGACAAGCACCAGGTTCCTTTCGCCTTTGATAACGCTGCCGAGATGTATGCAGGCGAAGGCAAGCCGGATATGGTGGTGATATGCACAGCCAATAACCTGCATTATCCTTTTGCAATGCAGGCACTCGAAAATGATTGTCACGTATTCTGCGAAAAGCCGCCGGCCATAACCGCCGCAGAAGCCAGCGAAATGGCAGAACTTGCCAGGCAAAAAGGTAAGATCATTGCCTACAACCTCCAATTGCGTCAAACTCCCGAATTCTCATTTATCAAAAAATGTCGCGAAGAGGGAGCATTAGGTAAAATCTATCATATCAAAGCCAATTACCTGCGGCGGCGCGGGATCCCGGGCTGGGGAAATTTTACGAACAAATCCATACAGGGAGGCGGCGCATTGATGGACCTGGGTGTGCATATCCTCGATCTGGCGCTGGAAATGCTGGACTACCAAATGCCCGACAGGATTGTGGCCAATACCTACGATTTTATCGGAAAAGCGGGCGGCAAAGGACTAATGGGTGAATGGAATGCGGAAAGCTTTGAAGTAGAGGATGCCTGTTTCGCGCACTTATCTTTTCCCGACAATTCCAGTATCAGCTTGTCGGCTTCCTTTGCATTGAATATGAAAGCTGAGAAAGATGTCAATCTGGAAGTTTTCGGAACAAAGGGAGGCGCCGTCTACAAGCCGCTGTCTCTATTTACCGAAATAGGAGGCGAACTGGCGGATGTTCAATTTCCACATTTGAAAGAAGAGGATATTCAGCTTAAAAATACAACCGCATTCCTGAACGCATGCGAAGGAAAACCCAGCAACATCGCAACAGGCGAACAAGGTGCCATTTTGCAGGCAGTTGTTGATCGCATTTATGAGAGTGCGGGGTAA